In the Podarcis muralis chromosome 15, rPodMur119.hap1.1, whole genome shotgun sequence genome, AACCACGTGTCAggggagcaatcctgaagccattttgactctccagtgacctcaaatattcctctgcagtgaggaaggaaatgggaaagcctccccattgtctctttgctcacaaatcctgttttCAGGGCATATTTGTGCAGGGCAtatttgaatagggtgagcctgtgacctggattcaggaactaagtatttagcatctcaaaaggaatggccaggctgcccaggtggaGTAATCAGCAaccattgtcaggtatcctgacagacaggatttctgttggAGACCGCCTCCTGTGATATATTTCTGTtggagaccgcctccttctgtgatgtatgtatgatgttttggagttacggggcatctggttggccaccctgaaaacaagatgctggaataACTAGGCCcactttggactgatccagcagccaggcactTATCTGCTTCTGCTTTCCTTTAATTATATTGTTGCAGGAAACCCagccccccaatcattcagtttgtacaaacatgacacacacacacactcactcacatgACATACACgacgtttctgttataaattcatagtaaatcaaccatacattggatttacaccggtccacttttattttactccatgaaggaaggactatcaaagggggatgGTTTGATACAGGATGGTCATAATCCCTTAACCATACCAGCACGTACGCaggagccctacccagttggcatgacaacctcaatggtcccagacagaagaccatcaaggttACAAAGGACTTGTATATGGGAGTGAATTCAaaatggactggaacaaagggaagatcagatcttccttttttctcctggaagtgactcatggggaaggggaaaggaggaaccccccaggtgacaagacactcaggttacctccacaactcttccctcaccccctcctttttgtgatgtgtcaatgatgtagtcgtgatgtagttctaggggtgtagtttgggggattagtaactaataaaagttggggtcttcttttgttctgggcttccattttgtttcacctggtggcaggtgggagtcctgtcgcaacagtcttcaataaagaccaagcctactggctgctgttttgctctggtattcctggctggtgtccttgtttttttgtccaagggagccctcggatttttccgttaacgatatgttacatttatataccacattttcctccaaggagctcaaggcattgtacatggttctccctgtcCCCAGTTTACTCTCATGCCAACAAGGTAAATTAGGCTGTGAaagacagtggctggcccaaggtcacccagtgagagcttAATGGCTGAGCAGAGATTCGAACCCTCGACTCCAAGGTCATCATCCAAGCACCGACAATTTTTGACTTGCGTAGTCATCATAAATCTAAGCAGGAAGTTGAACAGACCAGAGACTGTGCCTCCTCCCATCCTGCTTTCCTTCCTCCAGCAACCAGAATCTAATCGGATCAGGGCCCAGTATCCTCCACTGGGAACGGCTCCCTGTCGAAATGCAACGGAGAGTTACACAAGATTGCAGAGGGATCTTTTGCACAAGCGAGAGAGGCCTTTCGTGCTGCCAGGATGCCTGTTTGGTTTCCTTGCCCAGCCTGAATCACAAAACGGGCTGCTCTCCCAGAAACCTCGCTCTGCTGAGTCACCGCCACGCAAGCATGCCTGATTAAGATAGCGCCAGGCGGGTGGCAGGGGAGAACGGTACTTTTGTACCGAAGCACAGCTTATCCTTGGAAGTGAACTTTGAACAACACAAGATAACTGGAGAATGTTCCACAGCTTCTAGactgttctttctttttgccctttaatccccctctcttcccccttcttctACTAATCAGAATATTATTCTAtagcctctgccaacctggtgccccccagatgccCCAGTCCCATCAGCCGCAACCTAGAGATCCGTAGCAACTGGAAGCAGCTGGAATAAGAGGCCAAACAGAAGACACATTGTTGGGGTTAACTGCATGAATTAGCTAGGCATGGAACCTGTCAGCCCTATAAACTATATTTATGTGCTCTCTGTTCAAAAATATAATGGAGCCAGGACTCTGCTGCATTTAAATGTCCTTCCATCAGCCGTTCTGGAGGGTTAGCCTACCCACCCCCCACTGTTAACATTAAAGTCCCAGTGAATTTGAAGGTAGAACTGGTAACAGATGTTCATACGTATTGCTCTGTTTCATGTGATATGtacaatggggtgggggagatttttaaaatgtcattttataatgtataacCGAACAGCTATAAAAACATATGGAAATTCAAAGATAAAAACCGAAACTATAAAATAGGCTCGGAAAATAAGTACAGTTATACGTGAGTTaacaaaattcaaaagaaaaaagtgagCGCAAATGCTGTCTTCGCATAAAGAATATTGGCAATATCTGAGGTATGCACCAGGAGTCAATGGGAAGCTATGTCTTGGCTGGCCTGAATGGCAATGAATCATGCTTCACATGGTTGAAAAACACGAGGTTGTCCACCAATATCATCAGCCTTTGGGCTTTCCAGAGGAAGAATATCACTGTGGAGAGCAAAGTGCTGAGCTATTTATTAATCCAGGGCTCATTCTCTGATATTCTTTTTCTGGGACACCAAAATTCAGTGTTTCTGCTCTGAGGTCTTCCTGTGTGAAACTGATGGGGgggaaacaggaatgttttaacaTGAGGCAAACCCTGTTAAGTTAAATGGGAAGCAATTAAACCCCTTTCTTTGGTTTTAAACTGAATTTAACATCGTCCTTTTAAATTGCCATAACCTCCCTTGGGAACTTATGGTgaagagcataataataataataataataataataataataatagagtccTCATGTCTACAAGTCACATATGTATTGACAGCTGTGTATTCCCCTTAAGCAAATCCCGTAATGGATAAATACCCTATAGCCTGCCTTTTGGCGTCCAGTAAAGGCAGCAAGAAAGGTCACAAGAAATAGATGAGGGAGAAGATAGAAGTATTGAGTTTTtaaatgaggactagaatcttgacACTGAAAAATCATAATGGCGGGCACAGAATTACGATACTGGGGAAGAAGGAAATGAAGGGCTGGCTGGTGAACATGTTATCTCCAGTGACCTTTCCTTCCAATACTTGACAGGAAGGCAAACCAAACGAGTTTGACCAGCTGCAGCAGTTTAGTGGAGTGTTTCAGGCCTGCATCtctcctgagcagctctgggtGGGGACTGGGGTTTGTCAATACACACAGAAGGCTTTAGGTTACAGGAAAGAAATGAGTCAATGTGGAACTTAACTCTTGGGATGCTTTCAGAATCAGAAAACCAGAAAGCACTTATTTCTGGCCCCCTTTCCACCTGGTAGGAAACCAAATCTGGGCTTGTGATTTCAAGGCgctttgtatttatttatcattttagaAGCAATTCTTAACGACTGAACAATCAGTGTGGCTCTATGGCCCTCCGGCAATGTACCCCTCAGGCCTTGTGTCGGCAGACTTCCAAGGAGCTCTGAGGATGTTTTCCTACATTAAGGATATAAGAACtcagctgctggatcagacctgctggatcaggccaacggatCATCAAgtctgatccagtgggctcttcttatgttctgttaTGAGAAGTATAATGTCTAAGATatgaattaaatgttcataaatgtaccaagcaaacacatacataagtatataaaccacgtgtctgaaatagaacaggagaacaatcctgaagccgtttttactctcccaaattgacctcaaatatttctccacaaggaggaaggaaatgggaaaacctcccgttgtctctttgctcacaaatcctgtcttaagggcatatctgTGTATGAATCGGGTGAGCCTCTGACCTGGgttcaggaactgagtatttaccatcacaaaggaATGACCAGACTGCCTAGgtaaatgcaatcagtgaccattatcaggtatctggtaacaggatttctgctgtaggccACCCCTTCAGTGATGTATGTACAATGTAttgggggggtggtcttgagctacagggtggcaacttccaaagtctatataagggcttgcaccattgttcagggttcctcctcctgtgtgtggtgagtgaggaccctgttgcaacagtttaatgaatatcaggcttactagctgctttgcttctcaatattctctggctggcctctgttattttctcctaccgatagggaacctacgtaaggactttatacgggctcttgggtaccccataagggaaaaggagcagttttttcttataacagttcTTAAGTGAAAGGTTGGCACCTCTGCTTCATCCCTATCCAATGTCCTCATTCAGCAGAcgacatgctcagaggcacacttGCCTTTTCCACCGCTTGTCCCCCACAAAACCAGTTCGGGGCTTGACGGAGCCCTATGAAAAAGCTCCTTTCAAATGACTTGCCAGGAACTTGACAATTATCAGCTTTGGGGTTCACAACATCCGGTTCCCATGATCAGCGGTGATCTCATCCCCACCATTAAATGAGGCACAGAATTGGCACCCAGTAAGGGTGAGGACTTGCTTAAAGGAGGCATGGATCATTCGCTGTTTACTTCTGAGTCACCTCTGCACTCCTTGGCGTGAGGCTTCATTTATTCGTTTGTTTCTGGATTCATTGTAATTATATTCCGCAtctcctccatggagctcaaggcagcaaacACGCacctctccctttcccttttattCTCCCAGCAACTCTGCAAAGTAGGTTAAGGCTGAGAGATAGGGACTGGCCTCAGGTCCCCTGATgggctccatggctgagtggggatttgaacccgaatCTCCTCCATGTTCTAGCCTGACACTCAAACCACTTATACCAAACTGACTCTTCTTTCTCCCCATAatcttttttatttgattttcagaaatataaacatacaacataaaatagtacaaaatccaaatatcgagattactctgaatctcctgactcccCCCACAtcccttccttttctgttttcagcTGCAAATCAgtacttctccaatttttgcaTCTTCCTAAATTATCTATAggcgacacgggtggcgctgtgggttaaaccacagagcctaagactttcTGATCAgaatggtcggtggtttgaatgcccgtgatggggtgagctcccattgctcggtccctgctcctgccaacctagcagtttgaaagcaagtcaaagtgcaagtagataaataggtaccactctggcgggaaggtaaacggcgtttccgtgcgctgctctggtttgccagaagtggcttagtcatgctggccacatgacccagaagctgtacgccggctccctcggccagtaaagtgagatgagcgccacaaccccagagttggccacgactggacctaatggtcaggggtccctttacgtttatttttcaaaatatattttaaaatttccatTTTATCATGTATATTAGAATGGGAGCAGATGAAAGTAAAAAGATGGAAAAACAGATCTGCGAAACAGGGACAAAGAATGAGTGCAGTTGCCCATGGGTTAAAATAACAGAGCACAAGCACAGTAGAACACCAGCGTTATCCGAGTATAAAGTTCAGTTCCAGATTTAAAAGTTTTGCCAGGAAGATGACGGTTCTGCTGTAcatgtaagaaaagaaaaataccagATCATATAATAAAGTGTCTGGAGGCTCTAATCCCCGTGCAAGAAACGTCGGCAGCTGGTGCTCGCATGCAAAGTCGAGTTATTATTACAGGTCGATCTCAAGGCCTTTTGCGCTTTTTTGCTCCAGCCTTGGCATCCCCGAAggagcccccccttccccccctccccatagtTCCTCCTCCACGTGGCTCCTCACCGGAGGCGCTGGCACGGCTCTGGAGCGCCCCCGGGCGGCCGAGGCGGCGAGCGCAAGAGGGGCGGCGTGGcgaggagagggggaaaaggaGCTATGGGGAAGGCGAAGAGGACCCCGGCGGCTGCCGCCGCGACGCGCAAAGGCCCCCAGTCCGGCGGCAGGAAAGCTCCCGCGCCGCCTCCGCCGGCCCCGATCCCCTCTTCCCCCCGGGATCGCGCCTCCTCCAAAGGCAAGGCGGCCCCGCCGGGCAAGGcgacccccgccgccgccccggaGGAGCTGTGCGCCCTGGCGCTGGGGGCGCAGAAGGAGCGCTGGCTGCAGTTCCAGAAGCGCCAGCGGGTCAGCTGCGAGGAGGCGGCCAGGCTTTTGCTGGACACCTTGTGagtaaggagggaggggaggggggcccgATCCGGGACACGCCCCCGCCCACCTGTGCAACCTGCTTTCCCCTTTTGCTCCCGTGCATCGAAAGCTCcaatcgccgccgccgcccttttGGGGGAAGCGTCTTGTTTTTGCACCTGCTGGAGCGCCCGACcttacctttttttgggggggggggcgtttaccTGCAAATGCAAGGTGGATGCCCCACCCTTCCAAACGAAGCCCCTTGCCCTCAAAGCActcttcttccaactctacgattctatatttttcaggatttgtttttttaatgtagcgGGTGGGGATTCCCTGCTCGTCTAAGGCTGCTGTCCTAACACCACTTACCCGGGAGTAAGTCCAATGGAATACAATGGGAGTTTAAGAAGCTGTCttcctagaacatgggtaggctaactaaggcccgggggccggatctgacccaatcgccttctaaatcctgcccgcagatggtccaggaatcagcgtgtttttacatgaatagaatgtcttgttttatttaaaatgcatctctgggttattttgggggcctgcctggtgtttttacatcaatagaatgtgtgcttttatttaaaatgcatctctgggttatttgtggggcataggaattcgttcattcctccccccctcaaaatatagtttggccccccacaaggtctgagggacagtggactggccccctgctgaaaaagcttgctgacccctgtcctagaaccATGGAGTCCAtacgggaattgaacctgcaaccttggagctAAACCAGCTGAGCTCTCCAGGCATACTTCTGCCGAATCAGCCCATTGATCGGCATTGTCTAAACGGATTGGCAGGTGCTGTCCAGGATCTCAGGCCGGACTTGCCTTTTCCCAGTTTTGCCTGGCAATTGTGGGAACTCAACCTGGGACCTGACTCAGACCAAGGTGGCTTCTTGTGTTCCTGCTTCAACCCTTTTTTttggaaccatgaggactaggatcTTACTTTGCTTTTATGGGAAGGGCTACAACTCTATGACAGAGTgcaaggtttgcatgcagaaggccccatatTCAATCCCAGGCAGCTCCTAATAGCGCTGGGGAAAATGGACCAGGCCTGAGTTGGTATAAAGGcagctttttatgttcttaacaaGTTTGCTATCGGCCAATAGATGTGGAAGGCTTGACTTCAAATCCCTGTTCCATCAACAAGCTCACCGGATGGCAGTGGCTCTGGAAATGTTGCTTATTGACGGATTTATTTGCCACCTTTCCctgcaaggtggtgtacatggttctcgttttcttcctttaatccccacaaccaccctgtgaggtaggttaggctgagaggcagtgtgactggcccaaggtgacacccagtgagcttcatagccaagtggggattcgaacccaggtctttCCCGGAACCTAGCATGacactaaccattgcaccaccacCGGCTCTCTTTTCCTCCCCAGTGAGAGATACAAAGTTCATCTTCTGCAATTTCACTGCTTCCAGAAAtggtaaatactgtatttttcactctataagatgcacccgaccataagacgcacctagttttagaggaggagaacagaaaaaaataaattctctccctctctgctcagcgcctctccagcaaagcgggaggagaaacagaaggggttccgtttctcctcctgcttcactgacggggcgctgcgcagagagggagagaatttatttttttctgttctcctcctctaaaactagcaGCACCTTTCCAGCGAAGCGAAGCTTCAACgaaagctgcacagcctgcattcgctccataagacgcacacacatttccccttactttttaggaggggaaaagtacgTATTATagactgaaaaatacggtaattggccaGCAAGGCAAAGGTGCATTGATTCAGACCTAGAAGGAGCAATAACAcacctttcccctctctctccctctagcGAGTACCAAGGGCTGGTGAAGCACACAGGAGGCTGTCACTGTGGGGCTGTGCGCTTTGAGGTCTGGGCATCAGCCGACCTCCACGTCTTTGATTGCAAGTGAGTGCCATCCACGATCCCTCTCCACCGATCCTTTGCACTTTGAGGGGGGTTTACGGAAAGCGTTCAGAAAGCACACCAACACACATGCGTAGCAGCATGGTGAAACACAAGAGCTGCTCTTTCAGAGAACTGTTCCTGGAATGTGGCGCTTTTGCCCACAGTCCCAATCTCATGCACTCCACTCACACGTCCAGAGTTTGTTGGGTTTCCCCGACATTTATACCTTGTGAAACAAATACCCCCCCGGAGCGTGTTGAACCTCGTGCCCACGGGGAACTGATGCTCAAGAATTAGCGATCCTTTCCAAGCGTTTTTCAAAAATCTGTTTCACTAAACCAGAAAAAGAATGTAGAACTCGCAAAGCAGTGGCATAAGTGGGTGcaaaaaccaaattaaaaacaGGAGCTCAGGGAATTCAGAGAGATTAAAACAGGATTCAGTCTTAGGGGGTCAAAGTAATCCTGGGCAAAAAGGTAGGTCTGCAGAAAGCATCTGCAGCAACTGATGGTTGTTGCACCATATATGGCAGCAGGAAGGGCATCCCATAATATTGAGGGCAACTGCAGAAAACGCCCCGTTTTGGGTCACTGGCCTATGATATTCTGTAGGGTGTGGTGCTGCAAATAGAATTTCTTCAGATGATCCTTTTTTGCTCTGCAGGCCAGGTCCTTATCAGGATCTACTTCTTGGGCCAAATTTGAGAGTTGGGTTGCCCACCTGTCCAAATTCCTTTTGCTTTGCAAGTCTCCCCATGCTCCCCCTTTAAGCCCCTGATCTTGAAGGCTTAAAAGGGAGCTGTGGGAGACTCACAAAGTGCTGTGAAAGTATCTCCCTCCTTTAGGTCCCCAATCTCAGAGGCTTCAAAGGGAAGTGTGGGGAGACTTGGAAAAAGCTCTGCAAGTTTCCTCCCAAGATTTGAGACACAGAGGTAGGGAGGGAGACTTGCAAAGCCTTTTGTTAGTCTCTCTGTGCTCCGGGTTCAAGCCTCTGGAGGCTCAAATAGGAGCATGTGAGCTGTTTTAAATGCTTTGCAGAAGCCTCTTTGTGCACAACATACTTCAAAGAGCCTCTTTGCAAAGGGCTgtaaatccctgctcagctgatGAGGGAATTAAATCCTGCTGTCTCGACAGTGTGATCTTGTTCCCTACTGGGACGTAAATCTAATGCAGAATTAAACCCTGCCCTCCCACTTGTCAGCTGACCCCTCCTGTACGGTCAGCGGAGGAGTGGGTGGGCGTGGTTTGATCCTGCAGGACTATACGGGCATGGGGGGCAGGTGGCCTTTCAGGTAACTTAGTCCTGACTTCTTTAATCTTTCCTGCCTTTCCCAGTTGCAGCATCTGTGTGAAGAAGCAAAACAAGCACTTCATCGTTCCTGCCTCGCACTTCAAGTTGCTGAAGGTAGGTTTGGCAAGTTGGGGAGGGTGCGCCCGACAGCTGcacaacattcccacactgcAGAGACAGGCCTGGATTCACCCTTTCTCCTTATTCTGCCCATCTCCTTTCCCACTTGCAATGGTGATCATGCCCTTGCTTTTCCCAGGCAGGACTTTGCTTTGCCCTTTGACCTCTCTGGCTGCAAAATAACTTGCACAGAAACTTGGCTGCCAATCTAGATAAAAGTTGACGCCTCGGCTCTTGCCTTTGGCAATGAAGGCAGCAAGCAGCTGCTGTTCCAGGCCTGGGGGAGCCTCTGGCTGCCCCCCAAATGCCCCAAGGCTCCAGCTCCCAGTGGAATGACGGGAGTTGGCAGCTCAGCAACATCGGAAGGACTGCTGGACTATTCCCAAAGCCAGATTCTCTCCCTCCACCTGCAATGATGGGatcctttcttttattttatgaTATCTCTGGCACGGCTTCCATTTGCAGAAATCTCAAAGGGGTTTTCAAGGGAACAAACAcatattaaaacagtttaaatgaGGAGAAACGGAACGAtggaaaacaaaaaggcaaaagtCAAGAGGAGGGGCTGGTCAGATCAGGATGATGAAGAGCTTGGAGGAGTTGCCAGCTGATGACCCCAGAGAGGGACCcagtgggtggaggggggggttGAGGGCATTCCTGAGCATGGGAGGAGCCAGCCCTAAGCATGCCCTGCTTTCCTATAGCCACCAGATGACAATCAGTAGGTCACAGTTTCCATCAGCAAGCTCTCCTCCTGATGATCCTGTATAGGGGAAGGTAGCCCTTCTCCTCCTGATGATCCTGTATAGGGGAAGGTAGCCCTTCTCCTCCTGTTGATCCTGTATAGGGGAAGGTAGCCCTTCTCCTCCTGTTGATCCTGTATAGGGGAAGGTAGCCCTTCTCCTCCTGTTGATCCTGTATAGGGGAAGGTAGCCCTTCTCCTCCTGTTGATCCTGTATAGGGGAAGGTAGCCCTTCTCCTCCTGTTGATCCTGTATAGGGGAAGGTAGCCCTTCTCCTCCTGATGATCCTGTATAGGGGAAGGTAGCCCTACAGGTAAGCTGGTCCTGAGTCGTTCAGGAAATTGTATGCTAATGCATAAGGAGAGACCTGCTGGACTCAGCTAGTCCAGCACAatcgtcgagttggaagggaccctgggagtccacccccctgcaatgcaggactctcagctaaagtgactggaagcagccgccgggaccacataacaccggtcctgagagatctgcattggctcccagtacgtttccgagcacaattcaaagtgttggtgctgacttttaaagccctaaacggctcagtatacccgaaggagcgtctccacccccatcgttcagcctggacactgagatccagctctgagggccttctggcggttccctcattgcgagaagtgaggttacagggaaacagacagagggccttctcggtagtggcgcctgccctgtggaacgccctcccagcagatgtgaaggaaataagcagctatcttatctttaaagacatctgaaggcagccctgtttagggaagtttttaatatttaatgctgtattgtttttaacactcgtttgggagccgcccagagtggctggggaaactcagccagatgggcggggtataaataataatttattattattataaagcgtCCCTGGCAGAGAGCCCtctaacctctgctcaaaaacctccaaggaaggggagtccagcACCGCCCAGGGGTGACCATTCCACTATCGAACAGGTCTTCCTGGCTGCTGGATTCTGCACCAGCtgtggctcccttgaccagcctCAAGGGCAGGCTCACAAAGAGTGCGCTGCAGGGATCCAACCTTACCAGCTGGTTTGTGGGGCGCACTGCGCTCATTGGCGCAAAGCTCTTTGGGCGCCTCGGGAAAAGCACCTTGTCTAGAAAGGCTTAAGTGTCATGCTGTTGTCGTCCTTTTCGCCAAGGGTGCCGACAGCCTCGCCACTTACACCTTCAACACCCACTGCGCCCAGCACACCTTCTGCAAGACATGCGGCGTCCAGAGCTTCTACACGCCCCGCTCCAACCCAGACGGCTACGGTAGGGAGTTGTCCACAGGGGGCCTGAGGCTTGaagagggtgggggggaggggggagtcttcCTTGGTTTGCTGCTTTCTGTATAGCTTCCCCCTCCCAATGCAACTGATAGTGTTACATTGCAGCACGGGGTGC is a window encoding:
- the CENPV gene encoding centromere protein V, translated to MGKAKRTPAAAAATRKGPQSGGRKAPAPPPPAPIPSSPRDRASSKGKAAPPGKATPAAAPEELCALALGAQKERWLQFQKRQRVSCEEAARLLLDTFEYQGLVKHTGGCHCGAVRFEVWASADLHVFDCNCSICVKKQNKHFIVPASHFKLLKGADSLATYTFNTHCAQHTFCKTCGVQSFYTPRSNPDGYGIAPHCLDEGTVSSVTIEAINGKEWEKAVKGHPTIRSMSKE